One genomic region from Pseudomonas sp. R5-89-07 encodes:
- a CDS encoding DNA-3-methyladenine glycosylase has product MSRMTPELPASALPDSFFDRDAQLLAQELLGKVIRHRVGETWLSARIIETEAYYVAEKGSHASLGYTEKRKALFLDGGHIYMYYARGGDSLNFSAHGPGNAVLIKSAYPWVDEVSGPASLAQMLLNNPNPDGSPRASQKLCAGQTLLCKALGLKVPMWDAKRFDQELLYVEDVGQVPTQIIQTTRLGIPSGRDEHLMYRFVDAGYAPYCTRNPLRRGQVEGRDYFLI; this is encoded by the coding sequence ATGTCCAGAATGACCCCTGAACTGCCCGCCAGCGCCCTCCCCGACAGCTTCTTCGACCGCGACGCACAGTTGCTCGCGCAAGAACTGCTTGGAAAAGTCATCCGCCATCGTGTTGGCGAAACCTGGCTTTCGGCGCGGATTATTGAAACCGAAGCCTATTACGTGGCCGAAAAAGGCAGCCACGCCTCCCTCGGCTACACAGAAAAACGTAAGGCTTTGTTTCTGGATGGCGGGCACATCTACATGTACTACGCCCGTGGTGGCGATTCGCTGAACTTCAGCGCCCATGGCCCCGGCAATGCCGTATTGATCAAATCAGCTTACCCCTGGGTCGATGAAGTGTCCGGCCCGGCGAGCCTGGCGCAAATGCTCTTGAACAACCCCAACCCCGACGGTAGCCCGCGCGCCTCGCAGAAACTCTGTGCGGGCCAGACGCTGCTGTGCAAGGCCCTGGGCTTGAAAGTGCCGATGTGGGATGCCAAGCGCTTCGATCAGGAACTGCTGTATGTGGAAGACGTGGGCCAGGTACCGACGCAGATCATCCAGACCACGCGGCTGGGCATTCCCAGCGGGCGCGATGAGCATTTGATGTACCGCTTCGTCGATGCTGGCTATGCGCCTTACTGCACGCGGAACCCGCTGCGGCGCGGGCAGGTCGAAGGCCGCGATTATTTTTTGATTTGA
- a CDS encoding bifunctional DedA family/phosphatase PAP2 family protein has product MGQWLDSITGWLTLNPQWLAAAVFIVACVECLAIAGLIVPGTVLLFAIAALAGSGALSLSETLLLGFLGGLLGDGVSYYLGRHFHQNIRRLPGLRQHPEWMNGAETYFHKYGIASLLVGRFIGPLRPMLPMVAGMCDMPFPRFAAVSVVAAAGWTVAYLLPGWAAGAAFRLPLPEGFWPEAAIVAACLAVLLGLSLNSSLRGHRRATLWVGCASLVLLVALFIGYPHLNDFDQGLSALVQEHRSPWLDQVMVQLTQLGEFKKMFVASAVFTGLLLLARQWRHAVFVGATLAGAAVINTGTKLFFARGRPEILIDPLTSFSMPSGHASGSFAFFLALAVLAGRGQPTRLRLTWLLLGCIPAAFIALSRVYLGAHWPTDILAGTLLAMSVCAFSLTVIQYRSPLPPMTQKAWWLVLPAVVAVLAFIAFTGTSHALLRYAY; this is encoded by the coding sequence ATGGGCCAATGGCTCGATAGCATCACCGGCTGGCTTACCCTCAACCCACAATGGCTGGCGGCGGCGGTGTTTATCGTCGCGTGCGTGGAGTGCCTGGCCATCGCCGGGCTGATCGTGCCGGGCACCGTGCTGTTGTTTGCGATTGCCGCACTCGCCGGCAGCGGCGCGCTGTCGTTGAGTGAAACCCTGCTGCTCGGATTTCTCGGCGGTTTATTGGGCGATGGGGTTTCCTACTACCTGGGTCGACATTTCCACCAGAACATTCGGCGCCTGCCCGGCCTTCGTCAGCATCCAGAATGGATGAATGGCGCGGAAACCTACTTCCATAAGTACGGCATCGCCAGCCTGCTGGTCGGGCGCTTCATCGGCCCGCTGCGCCCCATGCTGCCAATGGTGGCCGGTATGTGCGACATGCCGTTCCCGCGCTTCGCGGCCGTGAGCGTAGTCGCCGCAGCAGGTTGGACCGTGGCTTATCTGCTGCCGGGGTGGGCCGCCGGCGCTGCGTTCCGCCTGCCATTGCCCGAAGGTTTCTGGCCGGAAGCGGCGATTGTCGCCGCCTGCCTGGCGGTACTGCTGGGGTTGAGCCTGAACAGCAGCCTGCGCGGCCATCGTCGCGCCACCCTGTGGGTGGGCTGCGCCAGCCTGGTTCTGCTGGTCGCGCTGTTTATCGGCTACCCACACCTGAACGATTTCGACCAGGGCCTGAGCGCACTGGTGCAGGAACACCGCAGCCCATGGCTCGATCAGGTGATGGTGCAACTCACTCAGTTGGGCGAATTCAAGAAGATGTTCGTGGCCAGCGCAGTGTTCACCGGCCTGCTGTTACTGGCGCGACAGTGGCGTCACGCGGTATTCGTCGGCGCCACGCTGGCCGGCGCCGCCGTGATTAATACCGGCACCAAGCTGTTCTTCGCCCGTGGCCGCCCGGAAATCCTGATCGACCCGCTCACCAGCTTCAGCATGCCCAGCGGCCACGCCTCAGGCTCGTTTGCGTTCTTTCTGGCCCTGGCGGTACTCGCCGGTCGAGGCCAACCCACGCGGTTACGCCTGACCTGGCTGCTGCTGGGCTGCATACCCGCCGCGTTCATTGCCTTGTCACGGGTGTACCTGGGCGCTCACTGGCCCACGGACATCCTGGCCGGCACGCTGTTGGCAATGAGCGTGTGTGCGTTCAGCCTCACCGTCATTCAATACCGCAGCCCCTTGCCGCCGATGACGCAAAAAGCCTGGTGGCTGGTATTGCCTGCGGTGGTGGCCGTGCTCGCTTTCATCGCCTTTACCGGCACCTCGCACGCGCTGCTCCGGTACGCCTATTGA